A genomic window from Ursus arctos isolate Adak ecotype North America unplaced genomic scaffold, UrsArc2.0 scaffold_25, whole genome shotgun sequence includes:
- the CDKN3 gene encoding cyclin-dependent kinase inhibitor 3 isoform X4 — MKPPSSLQTSEFDSSDEEPIEDEQTPIQISWLPLSRVNCSQFLGLCALPEELKSYGIQDIFVFCTRGELSKYRVPNLLDLYHQYGIITHHHPIPDGGTPDIASCCEIMEELAICLKNNRKTLIHCYGGLGRSCLVAACLLLYLSDTVSPQQAIDSLRDLRGSGAIQTIKVRRLPAPGSSRFGGSHRRGGTRHREGMETQGSLLFIYHLLQISV; from the exons ATGAAGCCG CCTAGTTCATTGCAAACAAGTGAGTTTGACTCATCAGACGAAGAGCCTATTGAAGATGAACAGACTCCAATTCAGATATCATG gcTACCCCTGTCACGAGTGAATTGTTCTCAGTTTCTTGGTTTATGTGCTCTTCCAG AAGAACTAAAGAGCTATGGTATACAAGACATATTTGTTTTCTGCACCAGAGGGGAACTGTCAAAATACAGAGTCCCAAACCTTTTGGACCTCTACCATCAGTATGGAATTATCACTCATCACCATCCAATCCCAGATGGAGGGACTCCTGACATAGCCAGCTGCTGTGAAATAATGGAGGAGCTTGCAATCTGCCTTAAAAATAACCGAAAAACCTTAATACA CTGTTATGGAGGACTTGGGAGATCCTGTCTTG TAGCCGCTTGTCTCCTACTCTACCTGTCTGACACAGTGTCACCACAGCAAGCCATCGACAGCCTGAGAGACCTGCGAGGGTCTGGAGCAATACAGACGATCAAGGTAAGGAGGCTGCCCGCTCCTGGGAGCTCGCGGTTTGGGGGCAGTCACAGGCGCGGCGGAACCCGCCATCGCGAGGGCATGGAAACCCAGGGCAGTCTGCTATTCATCTATCACCTGCTCCAAATTTCTGTGTGA
- the CDKN3 gene encoding cyclin-dependent kinase inhibitor 3 isoform X5 — MKPPSSLQTSEFDSSDEEPIEDEQTPIQISWLPLSRVNCSQFLGLCALPGCKFKNVRRNIQKDTEELKSYGIQDIFVFCTRGELSKYRVPNLLDLYHQYGIITHHHPIPDGGTPDIASCCEIMEELAICLKNNRKTLIHCYGGLGRSCLVAACLLLYLSDTVSPQQAIDSLRDLRGSGAIQTIKQYNYLHEFRDKLAAHLSSRDSLSRSVSR, encoded by the exons ATGAAGCCG CCTAGTTCATTGCAAACAAGTGAGTTTGACTCATCAGACGAAGAGCCTATTGAAGATGAACAGACTCCAATTCAGATATCATG gcTACCCCTGTCACGAGTGAATTGTTCTCAGTTTCTTGGTTTATGTGCTCTTCCAG gttgtaaatttaaaaatgttagaagAAATATCCAAAAAGATACAG AAGAACTAAAGAGCTATGGTATACAAGACATATTTGTTTTCTGCACCAGAGGGGAACTGTCAAAATACAGAGTCCCAAACCTTTTGGACCTCTACCATCAGTATGGAATTATCACTCATCACCATCCAATCCCAGATGGAGGGACTCCTGACATAGCCAGCTGCTGTGAAATAATGGAGGAGCTTGCAATCTGCCTTAAAAATAACCGAAAAACCTTAATACA CTGTTATGGAGGACTTGGGAGATCCTGTCTTG TAGCCGCTTGTCTCCTACTCTACCTGTCTGACACAGTGTCACCACAGCAAGCCATCGACAGCCTGAGAGACCTGCGAGGGTCTGGAGCAATACAGACGATCAAG CAATATAATTATCTTCATGAGTTTCGGGACAAACTAGCTGCACATCTATCATCGAGAGACTCATTATCAAGATCTGTATCGAGATAA
- the CDKN3 gene encoding cyclin-dependent kinase inhibitor 3 isoform X6, whose translation MKPPSSLQTSEFDSSDEEPIEDEQTPIQISWLPLSRVNCSQFLGLCALPGCKFKNVRRNIQKDTEELKSYGIQDIFVFCTRGELSKYRVPNLLDLYHQYGIITHHHPIPDGGTPDIASCCEIMEELAICLKNNRKTLIHCYGGLGRSCLVSPQQAIDSLRDLRGSGAIQTIKQYNYLHEFRDKLAAHLSSRDSLSRSVSR comes from the exons ATGAAGCCG CCTAGTTCATTGCAAACAAGTGAGTTTGACTCATCAGACGAAGAGCCTATTGAAGATGAACAGACTCCAATTCAGATATCATG gcTACCCCTGTCACGAGTGAATTGTTCTCAGTTTCTTGGTTTATGTGCTCTTCCAG gttgtaaatttaaaaatgttagaagAAATATCCAAAAAGATACAG AAGAACTAAAGAGCTATGGTATACAAGACATATTTGTTTTCTGCACCAGAGGGGAACTGTCAAAATACAGAGTCCCAAACCTTTTGGACCTCTACCATCAGTATGGAATTATCACTCATCACCATCCAATCCCAGATGGAGGGACTCCTGACATAGCCAGCTGCTGTGAAATAATGGAGGAGCTTGCAATCTGCCTTAAAAATAACCGAAAAACCTTAATACA CTGTTATGGAGGACTTGGGAGATCCTGTCTTG TGTCACCACAGCAAGCCATCGACAGCCTGAGAGACCTGCGAGGGTCTGGAGCAATACAGACGATCAAG CAATATAATTATCTTCATGAGTTTCGGGACAAACTAGCTGCACATCTATCATCGAGAGACTCATTATCAAGATCTGTATCGAGATAA
- the CDKN3 gene encoding cyclin-dependent kinase inhibitor 3 isoform X1, whose product MKPPSSLQTSEFDSSDEEPIEDEQTPIQISWLPLSRVNCSQFLGLCALPGCKFKNVRRNIQKDTEELKSYGIQDIFVFCTRGELSKYRVPNLLDLYHQYGIITHHHPIPDGGTPDIASCCEIMEELAICLKNNRKTLIHCYGGLGRSCLVAACLLLYLSDTVSPQQAIDSLRDLRGSGAIQTIKVRRLPAPGSSRFGGSHRRGGTRHREGMETQGSLLFIYHLLQISV is encoded by the exons ATGAAGCCG CCTAGTTCATTGCAAACAAGTGAGTTTGACTCATCAGACGAAGAGCCTATTGAAGATGAACAGACTCCAATTCAGATATCATG gcTACCCCTGTCACGAGTGAATTGTTCTCAGTTTCTTGGTTTATGTGCTCTTCCAG gttgtaaatttaaaaatgttagaagAAATATCCAAAAAGATACAG AAGAACTAAAGAGCTATGGTATACAAGACATATTTGTTTTCTGCACCAGAGGGGAACTGTCAAAATACAGAGTCCCAAACCTTTTGGACCTCTACCATCAGTATGGAATTATCACTCATCACCATCCAATCCCAGATGGAGGGACTCCTGACATAGCCAGCTGCTGTGAAATAATGGAGGAGCTTGCAATCTGCCTTAAAAATAACCGAAAAACCTTAATACA CTGTTATGGAGGACTTGGGAGATCCTGTCTTG TAGCCGCTTGTCTCCTACTCTACCTGTCTGACACAGTGTCACCACAGCAAGCCATCGACAGCCTGAGAGACCTGCGAGGGTCTGGAGCAATACAGACGATCAAGGTAAGGAGGCTGCCCGCTCCTGGGAGCTCGCGGTTTGGGGGCAGTCACAGGCGCGGCGGAACCCGCCATCGCGAGGGCATGGAAACCCAGGGCAGTCTGCTATTCATCTATCACCTGCTCCAAATTTCTGTGTGA
- the CDKN3 gene encoding cyclin-dependent kinase inhibitor 3 isoform X2, with the protein MKPPSSLQTSEFDSSDEEPIEDEQTPIQISWLPLSRVNCSQFLGLCALPGCKFKNVRRNIQKDTELKSYGIQDIFVFCTRGELSKYRVPNLLDLYHQYGIITHHHPIPDGGTPDIASCCEIMEELAICLKNNRKTLIHCYGGLGRSCLVAACLLLYLSDTVSPQQAIDSLRDLRGSGAIQTIKVRRLPAPGSSRFGGSHRRGGTRHREGMETQGSLLFIYHLLQISV; encoded by the exons ATGAAGCCG CCTAGTTCATTGCAAACAAGTGAGTTTGACTCATCAGACGAAGAGCCTATTGAAGATGAACAGACTCCAATTCAGATATCATG gcTACCCCTGTCACGAGTGAATTGTTCTCAGTTTCTTGGTTTATGTGCTCTTCCAG gttgtaaatttaaaaatgttagaagAAATATCCAAAAAGATACAG AACTAAAGAGCTATGGTATACAAGACATATTTGTTTTCTGCACCAGAGGGGAACTGTCAAAATACAGAGTCCCAAACCTTTTGGACCTCTACCATCAGTATGGAATTATCACTCATCACCATCCAATCCCAGATGGAGGGACTCCTGACATAGCCAGCTGCTGTGAAATAATGGAGGAGCTTGCAATCTGCCTTAAAAATAACCGAAAAACCTTAATACA CTGTTATGGAGGACTTGGGAGATCCTGTCTTG TAGCCGCTTGTCTCCTACTCTACCTGTCTGACACAGTGTCACCACAGCAAGCCATCGACAGCCTGAGAGACCTGCGAGGGTCTGGAGCAATACAGACGATCAAGGTAAGGAGGCTGCCCGCTCCTGGGAGCTCGCGGTTTGGGGGCAGTCACAGGCGCGGCGGAACCCGCCATCGCGAGGGCATGGAAACCCAGGGCAGTCTGCTATTCATCTATCACCTGCTCCAAATTTCTGTGTGA
- the CDKN3 gene encoding cyclin-dependent kinase inhibitor 3 isoform X7 translates to MKPPSSLQTSEFDSSDEEPIEDEQTPIQISWLPLSRVNCSQFLGLCALPEELKSYGIQDIFVFCTRGELSKYRVPNLLDLYHQYGIITHHHPIPDGGTPDIASCCEIMEELAICLKNNRKTLIHCYGGLGRSCLVAACLLLYLSDTVSPQQAIDSLRDLRGSGAIQTIKQYNYLHEFRDKLAAHLSSRDSLSRSVSR, encoded by the exons ATGAAGCCG CCTAGTTCATTGCAAACAAGTGAGTTTGACTCATCAGACGAAGAGCCTATTGAAGATGAACAGACTCCAATTCAGATATCATG gcTACCCCTGTCACGAGTGAATTGTTCTCAGTTTCTTGGTTTATGTGCTCTTCCAG AAGAACTAAAGAGCTATGGTATACAAGACATATTTGTTTTCTGCACCAGAGGGGAACTGTCAAAATACAGAGTCCCAAACCTTTTGGACCTCTACCATCAGTATGGAATTATCACTCATCACCATCCAATCCCAGATGGAGGGACTCCTGACATAGCCAGCTGCTGTGAAATAATGGAGGAGCTTGCAATCTGCCTTAAAAATAACCGAAAAACCTTAATACA CTGTTATGGAGGACTTGGGAGATCCTGTCTTG TAGCCGCTTGTCTCCTACTCTACCTGTCTGACACAGTGTCACCACAGCAAGCCATCGACAGCCTGAGAGACCTGCGAGGGTCTGGAGCAATACAGACGATCAAG CAATATAATTATCTTCATGAGTTTCGGGACAAACTAGCTGCACATCTATCATCGAGAGACTCATTATCAAGATCTGTATCGAGATAA
- the CDKN3 gene encoding cyclin-dependent kinase inhibitor 3 isoform X3: MKPPSSLQTSEFDSSDEEPIEDEQTPIQISWLPLSRVNCSQFLGLCALPGCKFKNVRRNIQKDTEELKSYGIQDIFVFCTRGELSKYRVPNLLDLYHQYGIITHHHPIPDGGTPDIASCCEIMEELAICLKNNRKTLIHCYGGLGRSCLVSPQQAIDSLRDLRGSGAIQTIKVRRLPAPGSSRFGGSHRRGGTRHREGMETQGSLLFIYHLLQISV, translated from the exons ATGAAGCCG CCTAGTTCATTGCAAACAAGTGAGTTTGACTCATCAGACGAAGAGCCTATTGAAGATGAACAGACTCCAATTCAGATATCATG gcTACCCCTGTCACGAGTGAATTGTTCTCAGTTTCTTGGTTTATGTGCTCTTCCAG gttgtaaatttaaaaatgttagaagAAATATCCAAAAAGATACAG AAGAACTAAAGAGCTATGGTATACAAGACATATTTGTTTTCTGCACCAGAGGGGAACTGTCAAAATACAGAGTCCCAAACCTTTTGGACCTCTACCATCAGTATGGAATTATCACTCATCACCATCCAATCCCAGATGGAGGGACTCCTGACATAGCCAGCTGCTGTGAAATAATGGAGGAGCTTGCAATCTGCCTTAAAAATAACCGAAAAACCTTAATACA CTGTTATGGAGGACTTGGGAGATCCTGTCTTG TGTCACCACAGCAAGCCATCGACAGCCTGAGAGACCTGCGAGGGTCTGGAGCAATACAGACGATCAAGGTAAGGAGGCTGCCCGCTCCTGGGAGCTCGCGGTTTGGGGGCAGTCACAGGCGCGGCGGAACCCGCCATCGCGAGGGCATGGAAACCCAGGGCAGTCTGCTATTCATCTATCACCTGCTCCAAATTTCTGTGTGA